The window AATTTTTATTTATGCTTATATCGAGTTCGAGAAAAGGTATGCTATAAGACTTAGAAAGTGATTATAAAAATGCTATAAATCTGTATTAGTCTCACTCTGAAATAGCTTGCAATATTAATATTGTAAGCTATTTCAGAGTGAGACAATCCAAAACCAATAAATCCTACCCACGACTATCCATGCTCGCTTCATCGGGATTAATTCTATCAGTTGCAACTTTTACTTCGTCATCGGTCAAACCTGTTTCACCCAAAGGTTTTTCATTGGCCACAATTTCATCCATTGTCATATCAATTTCTTGTTTTTTCTCACAAGCAGATTGGATTTTTGATTCGTTGTTTTTTTTGTTTTCCTTCATATTATTAGAACTTTAAATTATTTTTTCGGTTGAATTTTTGAATTACAAAAGTAATTAATTTAATGAAAATAGATAATAGAAAGTGTATATAATTATTAATCTTAACTTAAATCTGTTTTTACACCATAATTCGAAAGTGTTTTTATTAATATTGATAACTATTTCAATAAAAATTAATTTTTCTCAATCATGTTATTAATCATAAAATATATTTAATATTCTACATAAATTTATAGTTTTGAAAAACGTAGTATAAATCTACAAACAAAAGGTGAACAATGATTCCTTCTCTATTTGTATTAATAATCATTGTCGATACAATGAACCTTATTGCTCAAACCCAACCTACTTCTATGCATTTAAAGCCAAACTGAGTTATTAGTTACAATATTAAGGCTACATATATTTATACCCTTCCGAATAGATTTCTGCATAATCAGCGCCGTTATCAGTAATATTACGGTTATAGCTACTTAATTAAGTTTCCTTAAGTCTCATTCCTATACCTTCTATTTAGCAACTGATTAATACAATACCAACAATTATGATCGCCATAAAAACATTTTATTTTTTTAATTTGAGTTTAAATTATTAATAATATTTTAGCATAAAATTATTTTAATATGCAAGTAATTGATTTAGAATATATACACCCACAATACTCCTGTCTATAAATACCATATATTTTTGAAAGTTCAATCGAACGTTTATATCCTTCTTTCTTTTTAAAATCTGATAATAAGTATTTTAATCCGTACTTTTCGGCAAGTTCACCGCCGATCTTATTTAACTTATCAGCATTCTTCATCGGACTAACGGAAAGTGTAGTTGTGAAATAATCGAAATTCAGTTTTTTAGCGATAATTGCCGCTTCTTGCAATCTTAATTCATAACATTTTGTACATCTGTCTCCTCCCTCCGGCATATCTTCCATCCCTTTCACTAATTCATCAAAAACATCAGGGTAATAGTCACCTTCAATAATTTTGATTAAATCTGTGTGTGTCAATAAACTTTCTTTCTTATTGACTTTATTTATTTTATCCTCATTCAATAAATCAATCAACCTCCTTTGTTCGTTCAGTCTTTTCCGATATTCTTCTTTCGGAAATATATTGGGATTATAATAGAATATAGTTATACAAAAATATTTCGATAAATACTCAAGAACATAACTACTACACGGTCCACAACAACTATGTAATAATAAAGAAGGTTTACTTCGCAATTCTGCAATTTCTTCCAGAGTCTCGTCTAATATTTTTTGATAATTAGTATTCATCACTTTTGCAAAGGTAAGAAAAACAGTACAAATTTCACTTTCTAAGTCTAAGGAGAAAATTCAAAATTAAATTTACTTTCCAAGTTTAAGAAAACCTACAAGATTTTTTTAACTTATATTTTTGGTTTACTTTCTAAGTCTTAGAAAGAAACTTAAGAAACCAAAATAAAAAAAATCGGACAACTAAACGTTATCCGATTTCTTATAAAAACGAACAGAATTTTTATTTAACTGTATTAACAATTTCTTTAAATGCTTCCGGATGGTTCATCGCTAAGTCTGCAAGAACTTTACGACTTAGTTGAATATCTTTTTTATGGAGTTTACCCATAAATTCCGAATAAGACATTCCGTATTGACGTACGGCAGCGTTGATACGCGTAATCCATAACGCCCTGAAAGTACCTTTTTTATCGCGTCTGTCGCGGTAGGCATAAGTTTGACCTTTTTCCCAAGAATTCTTGGCGACCGTCCAGACATTTCTCCTACCTTGGTAGGCACCCTTAGTTCTATTAAGGATCTTTTTTCTTCTTGCCCTTGATGCAACTGCATTTACTGATCTTGGCATAATATTTCCTTTCTGTGATTAATTTTACTTCAGTGATGAAATATTTTCATTCTTTTTAGACTGACAGCAAAATGGTTAAAAAATAATTTTTACTTATTCAACATATCTTTAATAGCAGCAACATCCGCTTTATTAACAACAACAACCTTCACAAGATTACGTTTTCTTTTGTTGGATTTTTTTGTTAGGATATGGCTGTGATAAGCATGTTTCCTTTTCAATTTACCGGTGCCTGTAAAACCGAAACGTTTCTTAGCAGCGGATTTAGTTTTTAATTTTGGCATTTTTTGAAA is drawn from Bacteroidales bacterium and contains these coding sequences:
- a CDS encoding epoxyqueuosine reductase QueH — encoded protein: MNTNYQKILDETLEEIAELRSKPSLLLHSCCGPCSSYVLEYLSKYFCITIFYYNPNIFPKEEYRKRLNEQRRLIDLLNEDKINKVNKKESLLTHTDLIKIIEGDYYPDVFDELVKGMEDMPEGGDRCTKCYELRLQEAAIIAKKLNFDYFTTTLSVSPMKNADKLNKIGGELAEKYGLKYLLSDFKKKEGYKRSIELSKIYGIYRQEYCGCIYSKSITCILK
- the rplT gene encoding 50S ribosomal protein L20; the protein is MPRSVNAVASRARRKKILNRTKGAYQGRRNVWTVAKNSWEKGQTYAYRDRRDKKGTFRALWITRINAAVRQYGMSYSEFMGKLHKKDIQLSRKVLADLAMNHPEAFKEIVNTVK
- the rpmI gene encoding 50S ribosomal protein L35 — protein: MPKLKTKSAAKKRFGFTGTGKLKRKHAYHSHILTKKSNKRKRNLVKVVVVNKADVAAIKDMLNK